gcaagaccaggtgagccatcaaatgcaatgataatataggatgcagtaatgttactgaatgatataacaatattatacaactgttataagttacgtgtgtgatatttatatttgtgctttatctttattgtctttcctcaggagaacaatctcaaatagatgaagacctggtcagcatggtgattgaggactcccaactatttagcattgtggaggacaaaggattcaaaagatttgttaaatcattaaatcctagctatgttctccccactaaaaaggtcataaaagcagtgaaaatttagtttttacagaataaaatgtgaacaggcaggattgaggctcaaagcctcagtgtgtagctgtccatacctcaacgttacaaaagcacaactactgtccacaccccaaccacacctcacctcacagtaaatgatcatttccatttcaagcatttccaaataatcatttcccatactgccactataaatatacacagtatactgccatcactacaatatacatgttttacacactccttttgttgttgacatttacaggctgtgtgcaaaatgccacactcttcaaattcatgccagctattatttttacgtccagtaggtgtcctgctagagcaaatgaagcttcatgaagcttcgcgttggggtgaaccaattggatgaaaagcttcagtgcttcatggggcttcatctgcccatcactacgtgtgccagagtttgacacctatggtctAGAGAAACCCACAGTTACTATCATTATCAGAATGATCtgaaatacagggagtgcagaattattaggcaaaagagtattttgtccacatcatcctcttcatgcatgttgtcttactccaagctgtataggctcgaaagcctactaccaaatAAGCATATtgggtgatgtgcatctctgtaatgagaaggggtgtggtctaatgacatcaacaccctatatcaggtgtacataattattaggcaacttcctttcctttggcaaaatgggtcaaaagaaggacttgacaggctcagaaaagtcaaaaatagtgagatatcttgcagagggatgcagcagtctcaaaattgcaaagcttctgaagcgtgatcatcgaacaatcaagcgtgtcattcaaaatagtcaacagggtcgcaagaagcgtgtggaaaaaccaaggcgcaaaataactgcccatgaactgagaaaagtcaagcgtgcagctgccaagatgccacttgccaccagtttggccatatttcagagctgcaacatcactggagtgcccaaaagcacaaggtgtgcaatactcagagacatggccaaggtaagaaaggctgaaagacgaccaccactgaacaagacacacaagctgaaacgtcaagactgggccaagaaatatctcaagactggtttttctaaggttttatggactgatgaaatgagagtgagtcttgatgggccagatggatgggcccgtggctggattggtaaagggcagagagctccagtccgactcagacgccagcgaggtggaggtggagtactggtttgggctggtatcatcaaagatgagcttgtggggccttttcgggttgagggtggagtcaagctcaactcccagtcctactgccagtttctggaagacaccttcttcaagcagtggtacaggaagaagtctgcatccttcaagaaaaacatgattttcatgcaggacaatgctccatcacacgcgtccaagtactccacagcgtggctggcaagaaagggtataaaagaagaaaaactaatgacatggccaccttgttcacctgatctgaaccccattgagaacctgtggtccatcatcaaatgtgagatttacaaggagggaaaacagtacacctctctgaacagtgtctgggaggctgtggttgctgctgcacgcaatgttgatggtgaacagatcaaaacactgacagaatccatggatggcaggcttttgagtgtccttgcaaagaaaggtggctacattggtcgctgatttgtttttcttttgtttttgaatgtcagaaatgtatatttgtgaatgtggagatgttatattggtttcactggtaaaaataaataattgaaatgggtatatatttgttttttgttaagttgcctaataattatgcacagtaatagtcacctgcacacacagatatccccctaaaatagctaaaactaaaaacaaactaaaaactacttccaaaaacattcagctttgatattaatgagttttttgggttcattgagaacatggttgttgttgttcaataataaaattattcctcaaaaatacaacttgcctaataattctgcactccctgtagctTGTATTTTGGCATTTTTAGCATTAGACTGGTTTTACaacagcttcacacacacacagtattttaACAGTATTTAACAAACCAGCTTACAGGTGTTGTGCTTTAATTTAACAATCAACAAGACCCAATTCCACATTACTGTGAACAGCTACATTCACCTACACCAAATGCCAGATGTGTTATTCACTGAGATAGACATGTCAGAATCCTCACCATGGAGATCTGACAGGATGTATGATCATGAAGTGCCAGCAGATCATTCATGGGAATCTTCTCTAGACCTCCAACATAGGCCTGCTCCAAGTAATGGAAAAATCTCAGCACTATAAGAACAATGTGAGAGCAGCCTTTGTTTTGTGAAATGTTAGAAGCCCTGAATGCCATCCTCAGATAAAGCAAAGAGGCTTCTGATTGCTTTTTACAAAAGTTACATTTACTCATGTAGAAAATTTAAAATATGTACAATATAGTGCAAATGTCTAGAGCTACCTAATTTCTTTATACActgctaaaataaataaataaataaaagaaagaaagtcaaaggagcttgcaaagaaaagcgtctggagaagtccagacgcttttctttgcaagctcctttgactacgatgacctggatgactgagaaccttcacagacataaataaaagaaacacattttatgtagcatcaagtcagttaaatttctgaaatatttatcTGGTCAGTTAAGTAGGAGAGGGAGCTATTaaacagtttcagctgctttggttgCACTAGAGGGGCGACAATGAGACAACTCTCAAAACACTAACGGTTTTGCAGGTCGGGCCACTAACTTTTTTTTGCCCATCCTAGTCGCTTCTGACTGTTTTTCACTAGTTTTGTATTTGTCTAGGGTCAGTGTCACTATGACAGCTATCATAGGCTCCAGCCCCAAATAGAAATGCTGCACCTGTAAGAACCTCCCCCCAAAACATACAgctcaaaaatattaaaatgcacAGATGCATAATTTAACGTTCTTCTTgtagagtgtgagtgtgtgtgtgagagagagagatagaaagtgtctgtatgtgtttttgtcatgaAACGTACTTAAAAATTAGGGGGGGAAGCCGCAATACAGCACAACACAGGgctgatatggtactatgaggtctttaactATGAGATCTCGTGGGAAAACCAAAATGCATCATTACAAACCATCTGGGAATTGTTAGTCTGCTTTATCGGGAGCAACAAAGGTACATACAGGAAGAAGGTGCTTTGTTCTGGACTATTTGAGAACACAGAGCCTATATGATCATTCACAGCTAGTTACCGCATACAGATCTTGGCACATCTATATTACCTTGCTGCATCCCAGAATGCAAAGCATACTGGCTCAAACTTGTAGTGTACACTTGGTAGTTGGTTTGACTCTACATTAATATTTAATGTATTGACAATAGtcatattttaaaatgacattttgatGGGATTAACAGAAATATCTGAAAAGCTTCTGGCTTTAAGGCCACAGATTCTGCCTTCTTATGCTTGTATTTAAGTGTAATTCACTCACTAATAAAAAGTAAACTAAATCTGGTTTAAAAATAATCTATAGGTAGCGTCAGCATGCAGAAGACCAGCACAGTTACTATCCTATTCACCTTGTTTCTGTATACAAATACAGCTTACATGAAGGTACTCCAAGTCTGGTTAAATACATATACTCCAACTTTGCAATTTGATTTACATAAAaatgcacatagacacagacagtgTAAATCtaaagattttattttgtatgaCTTTATGTTCAGATAATTAGAAAATGACAACTCCTTTTCTTGTCACAGTCTCCTAGTCTATTAAACTAGAATATAAATCCCTAAAgcaaaaagtaactaagtttAAGGTGGCTAAACCTGCACTGGACTGGCTCTCAAAGCCGGGCTAAATGCAGGCACCACAGTCATTAGTGAGGTGAAACCTTGTTTCTGCCCTTCTCCGCCATCAGTCTGGAGTGCGTTTGATCACATTTGCCATAGTTGCTTAAGCTACctttccagggtgtaccccgcctctcggtctacggtagctgggataggcttcagaGGCCGACAGAGCAGCGAGCAGTGCAACCAGTTGTAGTCACAGCTCAGGTGAAGACCATCTGTGTTTGCTGGCAAACTTTTCAAACATACATTCTCAAACAATTATGCCAAATTTGGGACAGCCTCTCTGTGGCTGTCCAGCTTATTGTTCTTCACACGTATCGTATGTAGAGTTCCATACGActgttgattttgttttgtgttctgGAGACTTATTAGATTTTTGATCAATCTGCTACGCTCACTGTAGGAACATTTATTTGGAATATTCCATGTCAGCACTCCCTTCAATTTCATCTCAGCATTCCAATAAAGAGTTGTGAAATTCCTTTAGATGGAGGCCTGATCCCTAACCGAAACAAGTGTTAAACAGGCTGAGGCACGAGCAGTGAACGCACAGGCTGTAgcatcagctgcagcagctaGCTTCAATAAAAACTACAGAACTACAAAGTACATGTGCttgtgacaaaaataaaactacacaGAGAAATTTCTCTGCAGTTAGATGGACAGTTTCCCGTCTCATCTGAGGTAGTAAATAAGTAGAAATATCATTAAAGGCAAGTACAGAAATGACTCTCCAATATAGCACTCAAGCCCACGTGTATACGCAGGCCGTCAGAATGACTTCTGAATAATTCCCCTTCTTCAGTGCTAAAAACTGCTTCATGTTAAAACAATTTCTAATGATTGCTGCAAAAGTTACGTGACAATGTAGAGGTAGAAGGTTTGAATTATGTCTGCAACTACATAAAGAACAAATCTACCTTTAAAGTTTCAATATAATGGCACCAAAAGAGTCCAAACAACTAAAAgcaaacagaaataaagcagaaaGCCACAGTTCCAGGTCTGAGGTACACATCAAATTCAAACTTTTTGAGAATTGTCCTAAGTGCTTCAACCCAGTCACGAGATTAGACACTCTTAGAGAGGCACAACAGTAGCATTTTAAGACAATGTGAAGCCTGGCACAGTTCTAATTAGAGGGGTTTATGAATGAAGGTTGAGGAAAGAGTCATCTAAATGACTCCCTCTCTAAAGATCACATCAGTCACTTCACACCAGTTGAAGACTTAAAACCATTCCACCAGCCCTGACACATTGGGTGAATGTCAGGTAACTGGGTCTGTTACTGGAGGCTTCTTGTTTTCCTGTGACACCATCCACTCTTTAGCTGCTTCCCCGTGTATCAGCAGCAAAGGTGAGACCAGGACAAGAGGGATGAGGGTGCTTATAGTGCTAATTTTATCAGATTCAGAGTCCAGCACCACAGCCACTGAAGAACGGTGTTAATAGCAACAGTGAAATGGGTAGAAATGCTCCACGTGGATGTTCGTGCTCGGTTCTAACAGTGCTCACATCCAGTGGTCCAgttcagaaaaaagaaaacacaggtaACAGGGTGGAATGTGAAGCTTCCTTCTGCTTAAATCAGTTCCCAGCGGCCCCACGTCAGGTCACGAAGCCAGGGCGGCCACCGTCCAACCAATACTTTCTACCATTTCCAGCAATCCCTTGATTCACATGTGTACATTTAAAAGGTTTCTCGTCATGCTGTGGTCATTGCAGCAGCAGCCGCCAATGAGAAAAATAATATTAAGCTGACTTGAAAAAACACACCCAAACCTAGAAAACATGGGATCCAGTGGTTTGTTTAAATATTCCCCATAAATATGAAAGTAACAGATTTTTCTCTGTAATACTGCATCCTGTTCATACTGGCCGTTAAATGACACCCCAGTAATGTATTTCAGCCTCCTAAATGTCCATATTTTGTTTCTCCCTGCTAGTCTGTCCAGAGTGGAGGCCACTTTTCAGCCCCtctgggacaggctccagcaACCTGGACTCCGAGATGGTTTAAGAAACTGAATAGCTGGAGAGCAAACTGTGATTCACCCAGTTGCTCTTTACAGGTAATCCATTGCTGCAActcaaaaacagaaatatttggaaCAAAACAGGTAGTACTGCACAATGAGTTCATTTTGCTCTAAGGAAACTTTGTCTTATCAGTTCCTATTGTGTCAAATATTCCGGTTCAGAGTCAGAACATTTCGAAACCTGTTTCCCCATCGGTAACAGTGGAGCAGCCCCCCCCATGTGTTTTGGCATGTCTTcggtgaaaataaaaaataaaagatttatgACTAAATGTCCCTAAGCTTCTAAAAAGGGACTGCGTTAATGGTCACAAAGCTCATTGTATTTCATTTGTGCTTCATTTCCAGTAAGATGGATGAGATGTTTGATCTGACAGACATTTGTACAGGGTTGCTGAAACTTGAAGCAGACAAAATACGCTTCATTTTGAAAGACAATAACATGTGGATACATCGTATGGATGATGCACGGCATTGACAGGAAGCTGATCCAAATGTCAAACAAACAGGTGCTCTGAGGCTTAGTCTTTTCGGTAGTGCTCGCTCTCTGTAATGCGCCAATGTTTTCACATCCACCTGAGTAAGGAAGGTGTCCGTTTCTCACAGATGACAGGCTCAGTGAGAGCAATGAGCAGCACCCATATGAAGTGCATCTACTGTTTCTAGATGGAGAAGTACAAGTATATTTTGGTTGCAGTTAAAACATCTACACCTTCTTAAACATTCAAGCTTACTTTAAATAATGAGGTAATACTGCTGAGGTGATTTGTTGCGTTCAACAATATCTAAAACAAGACATCTGTTTTACAGTAAAGACGCCGTTCCTTAATTTGACTATTTTCATGAACAAAGACATCGAGCACTGCGCGGGGACAGCTGCTTACTGCTGAAAGGCCTGGTAGTAATGAGGTAGGGAAGTGGATGTGCTCATAGCAGGACTGCTGTATGCCTGAGGTagttggttgtggttgtggggccCAGGGCCCTGTGGTGCATTAGCCTGCGGAGACTGGAAGAAGGTGAACGGCCCTGGAGCCTGGGAGGACAGCCCggtggaagaggatggagagcacgcggtggtggtggtggtagttGGATAGCTCATCACTAAGCTTCCCATCCCCATGTGAGGGCTGTACGGTGGCAGGCTGAAAGGTAAGAAGCTCAGCAGGGGTCCCAGGTCCATGTTAGTGGTGCAGGACAACTCAGCTGAGGGCACAGCAGGGCTCCTGGACATCAAGTGTGGGTCACCACCAGCACTCACCCCTTCAGCCAGAACGTCCCTCTGAGGGGAAGCAGAAGTAGAGGTAGAGGAGTTTACTGCACTCAGGTGAGGCGCGGGGGCACTCTGCAGGTCCAGCAGGAAGCTGTCCACGTCGCCACGAGGATATGAGGTAGAGCCGTGGTGCTGGTACCGTGGCATGTTGCTgtaatgctgctgctgcggagATGCCGATGGTGCCAGGTGATGATGGTGGGGTTGGGAAGACTGAGCGGGCATGTGGCGAGCCACACCCATGCTCGAGGACAAGGAGCCTTGAATAAGGCCATGAGGTTGGCCCATGCCAGGGACAGGACTGGCCATGTGGTACGAGGAGTACATTTCCCTGGAAAAAGACTCGATGGGCTCCTTGGAGACAGAGGCCATCTCAGTGGTGACTGGGCTGGGCTCCTCTTTTACTGGGCACATAGTGGAGGGGCTCGGTGTAGCCACAGGAGTGCTGGAACTGCAGGGTGGCATCAACCCCGTCTCCTGGGCATGGCTCTTCTTCAAATGGCGAGTCAGGTGGTCTCTGCGGCCAAAGCGTTGGGCACAGCGCGGACATAGGAAGTCACGGCGTCCTGTGTGCACCACCGCATGACGGCGCACATCCTTACGTGTGTAAAAACGGCGGTCGCATCTCTCACAGGAGTACTTCCTCTCTCTTACTGGCACCACAACATTAATGCTTCCCTCTGACGGTGGAGGCCTGTCAATATGGCCACCCAGGTGCTCCAGCAGGGAAGGAGCGACATCTGAGCAGGGCAGGGCTGCTGCAGCACTGTGAGCTGCCACGAGGTGGCGTCTGTAACCTAGCTGGGTGTTGTACTGCTTCCCACAGTCCTGGCAGTGAAAAAGCTGCCGAACGGCAGGATGGCTCTCCTGTGGCTGGCTCTTTAGATGGTCTTGCTGGTGGAACATGGTCTAATACAATGGTGGGTTTCGGCTTTGCTGCTCAGGGACTCTGGCCACGAGCCTGCGCTGATAAACACAAAACTCATGAGGAGACGGTACTATCAGCCCACGGAGTTCGGATCGTTTGTTAAAGTGCACGATAAATGCTAAGTGCTGTCTGACGGTCTCTTGCAGCAATGACTAGAGGTCTGTCCTGCCTTACTGGGGCAAGCCTGTGTCCAGCACTTGGTTTCTGTGACAGCAGCTGCCATAGCAACCCCAAAAGGGCTGTTGTGATGAGGAGCTTTGGAAGCTGAGACTgggtctgtgtgtttcctgagAAATGTTCTTGTGTTGGCCTGCAGTCTAATTTAGCATTCAGTAGCTGAATGACAGGAAGCCCGGCATCTTCACAGACCTGCAAAACAGAAAAGTGCAGGAAAATGCGTCAGTGTGTTCACATGAAACCTCTGGGCTTAGATGGCGTGCTGCAGACGTCACATgacaactacaacaacaacaataatagtaatagTACCACTATATCACCAAAAGATGGTTCTCTCAGAGCTCAAACACTTAAAGCTACAACTGTTAAGTTATTAGACTACTGTTCTCGTTTGtacacacgcatgcacagagTTATCAAAGCAATTAAAACTGTTTTCTGTTTAGCTGATACATGCCTACTCGTGTATGCAGTGAGGTAATCATATACATGACATTGGCATTTGTCTTTCTTTACTGTGCCAGAATTTTAATAGTTTCAGAACACAAAAACAGGtaaattatttgtgccaaaggAGAAACAGTTTAGACATGAGCTGCCAGTAGAAGAAGGTTTGAGGGTTCACCTTTATTAGAGAACACATAGTGATAGCGCATAGACTAGACACAAACGCAGTGAGCGAGCAGAGGGAGACACCCAGCAAGGAGGCTCTAGTCAGCCGGAACAAGCACTGCTGCATCTAGCCATGCagacatttctgcttctttgccATTCAAAGACACGTGTATATggtttattttatgtaatattaaatactGAACTGTAAATTTTCAAGAAGAAATTTTTTATTCAGGGGTTTcataaaagccttatttttaatatatttattactACTTGGGAGAATGCACGAGGTTTAAGTCAATGTCAAAGAAAACTAAATAAACATGCAATCTAAACAAAATGCATCTTTACTCTGTCTTTTTGGAAGGCCTTTTTgacttttgtttatttctgtgtgtttaagtgtacAAGTGAATGAGTGAGTTTGTGTCTGTAAGCCCTTAAAGGAGAATGTGGTAGCtccaatgaagagaagcaagCATATCAGCATTCTGAAGTTTGCCCTGTGCTTTGATGCAATGTTTCTGTGCTGTTGAAAACAAGACGTTATGATAGAGTAGACATTAATATTTACTGTCCAACCTAAAATCACTCAGGTCAGTGTGTATATGAACACAATTTAACTGAGAtagtattttatattatttcattttcaatctggaaaaaaaaaaaaaaaaagacatgaaaaccTTGAAATAAATTACACGCCGTGCCCCATTTTTTGCCCGTTTGCTTCCACAATAAGACGGCTGACATCAGCCTTCAGCAAACATGTATCAGACCACATTAAGAGTTTATCTGCATATCTTAATGCATCTTCTGGATGCTtactgcagatttttctctgtgtAAAACAAAGAGCGGTGGATGGAACAGCTACAAAGTTTGCTTGTCTTCATGTCGGAGTTTGTTGATCAGGTGCTTTGATGAAGAACTTGGTTAGTTTCTGCCAGCAAAGGTTTTAATGGTGATTACGGGAACAGCGCTAGTGTTTTGAACACgagaaacacattttctttcactCAAGCTGAGTTCACAAAGTATCAAAGCAAAGAATTTGTGtctaaattttttttataattaaattATTCGAAATACCCGATGAATCACTGCGGCCCTAGTTGCATGCCCACGTGAGGTTTTCAGACAAATTCACGTCGTGGTAGTCTACCATGACCACTGTGACCTGGATGACTAAGAACCTACACTGACATCTTAGGGATATTTCAttacaatgtttttgttttcgttCAAGTTTTCTCTTTcatccctccctccttttccaTGGTTTTCTTACTTCTTTCACTGCACCGATCACCTGTTTTCCTACACAGTCACAAACCACCCCCCtgatttttacacatcggcatggcacaatcacacacacacgcactcagtGTCAGCACATCCACTATAGCCTCACAGACAAGTACGTACATGCTCCATCCATctattctcttccacttatccttgcCAGGGTCGCAGGGGGGCTGAAGCCTATTCCAGCTGTCCTAGAGAGGAAGGGTActccctggacaggtcgccaggcATCCGTAGGGTTAACAGATAGAGACACACaaccactcacactcacacctatgggcaatttagagcttccagttaacctatccccactaactgcatgtctttggactgtgagaggaagccgGAGCGCCCGGAAAGAACCCATGCAAACatgggaagaacatgcaaactccacacagaaagaccctggcttgatggtggaattgaactcactgttgcctcacaccTCTTGGTGTAACAGTGCAAACCACAGTGCCACTGTGCTACCCTTACTCATTTCCATTAGTATTATTATACTCACAGTATATTCATAATGTAACAATGTAATATATCACTTGTTCTTGGGGGCGACCTCAACTTGGGACTAATTGAAGAAATGGACAGGAGCAAATTCTGTGTCGATAAATTTTTATAATTgatgttagggctgcacgattaatcgttagaaaatcgcgatctcgattcatacaacgataaaaaaaatattttttaaaaaagacgacgacgactgtaccgcattttgatccgggacgtactctgcatgaaaacaagcgctcactcttcctgctcaacaaatgacaagggcggagccttataccacgtgatacagaagctgtgccgtgtgatgctaaaattagcagggaaaaaaacaacggagagcacgtcagggatgacgagaaagtgacaggagaaaatccgtcccggtcaaccacccaaacatcaatatcggtaaccttatacagcgcttcccttaaagctgggcgatatgagattttttcatatcacgatatgttttttttcatttcaggcaataacgatatctatcacgatataagccaaataactatatttgtaagatttaaatgtgccgttgctcacaagtaaaatgtgaaataatcagcagcttgtttttatttaaatatttatttcccataataagttcaacagggtagatgtacttaaggaacatgagactttttcagataaataaaggcaaatattgcaaactacacaaaaggcagccgctaaagcgtttaagtttcaaaatagaacaaacgaaacagactactaaattgtcaattccacttagaaacaaaatattaattctaaaaataaatcttagtttgttttacagaagaacagacaaaactaacCTTTGTcagtatcaaataaactgagaactaaaaggaaattctcaatctctccttgttgtatagcttagcttttcaaacagttttaacagttactttagtctgacaaaagccgaatgacgaattagcgcttccagtcagagactgaggctacgtccacacgtacacgggtgtttttgaaaacggagattttccgttttcgttttaaaaaataatcccgtccacacataaaggcagaaatgaaggaaaacgctgctatgaacatgccaaagcagcaggtggcgctagattcctaaccgtgcagaaatgttggccaatcagaagtctagaagcctcggtgggaaaaagtaaacaaagctggggcatagaagcagacccgagtcgtatgtgtggatggacagtaactgtgtatatgtaagcatttaaacactgcagagagtagaattaacagtattgtagaaattcatttcaccgaaacaataacgtggcgcacagtgtgacgcatgcaccagtttattgtatttccagacttgctttcggcacatttacagtgcagctactctgttttttgtcagacttgaaatagccgaaataccttcacactacggagcttctatggctcttccgttcgacaatctctccggcgttggaaccatcatctgttttctcttcggtcacgctcggttgatttttctagtaggcacactcatttcctccattacccgctggctgcttcccaaacaaacacacgtgcggcttggcacttgtgctgtacgtaacaagtcacgcgacgtgacgctgcggctgtgattggttcggctctgcgctacttagtttggattggctgaccttttttaaaaaaaaaattttattttaagaggacaaggGCGGCgaagtctatcgcgatagcttaatttctctatcgagtaaaagttatatcgcgatacatatcgttatatcgcccagctctagcttccctatacccgtcgaactcccgcaggcacaaagaaattacagaggctatcacttatcacctgaccaaagatatggctcccatcaacactgtgcaaaacgagggatttaggaaaatgatcaacaccctagacaaatgctacacagtgccgtcccgcaactatttttctatccggttgttcagtgatgacgcgacgaatcctacttccgggtctaaagtagtctgcgtttaatatggcttttgtgttgttaac
This region of Maylandia zebra isolate NMK-2024a linkage group LG20, Mzebra_GT3a, whole genome shotgun sequence genomic DNA includes:
- the LOC101476597 gene encoding zinc finger protein PLAGL2 → MFHQQDHLKSQPQESHPAVRQLFHCQDCGKQYNTQLGYRRHLVAAHSAAAALPCSDVAPSLLEHLGGHIDRPPPSEGSINVVVPVRERKYSCERCDRRFYTRKDVRRHAVVHTGRRDFLCPRCAQRFGRRDHLTRHLKKSHAQETGLMPPCSSSTPVATPSPSTMCPVKEEPSPVTTEMASVSKEPIESFSREMYSSYHMASPVPGMGQPHGLIQGSLSSSMGVARHMPAQSSQPHHHHLAPSASPQQQHYSNMPRYQHHGSTSYPRGDVDSFLLDLQSAPAPHLSAVNSSTSTSASPQRDVLAEGVSAGGDPHLMSRSPAVPSAELSCTTNMDLGPLLSFLPFSLPPYSPHMGMGSLVMSYPTTTTTTACSPSSSTGLSSQAPGPFTFFQSPQANAPQGPGPHNHNQLPQAYSSPAMSTSTSLPHYYQAFQQ